The following nucleotide sequence is from Pochonia chlamydosporia 170 chromosome 4, whole genome shotgun sequence.
GTCCGTGATTGCCACTGACCATAGACAGCTGTCACCACGTTTGATTACACCACCACTATCGTCTTTGATATCACTGGCTGTCACTGGCTGAGTGGATTGTCGGCGGGCGGAGCAATTCCTTCCGTGCAGCCAGCGGGTCACCGGTTGTAGGCCAACCCATACCATACCAGAACAGAGACCACATGCGTGGTATCAAGCAATCCACCATAGCTTCAATGCTCGTTAGAGCTTCCGTCCGCCCACCATGTACGATGACTCCTGGTACAGCTTTGTGCCCGAACTCTCTAAGAAGCCAGTCGCTCCATCTCAACCCCAAGGCCATCGACGAAAGGAGTCTCTATTACAGCAACCGAACGTCAGTGCCGCCCGAGCCCCTCCTAGTTGCTGTGCCTGTCGTGGGGTCACCACAACTGACATGTGTTGCAGGGTGATGTGAAAACCGAGCCAGTCGAACGTCTAGATAATGTTTTCGAAGAGCTAGAAGATACCAATGACCCACCCGAACCGACCATAGTTCGTCGAGCCGCCTCATATTCCGACTTTTACCATGTCGTTCAAGCCCAATTGGCCAAAGATGGTCAATTGCGGCGCAAGAAGCGGCCGACCAAAACGGATAGGACCTGGGAggcattgatgttgaaggcGGGAGACGAAGTCGATCAGAGATACAAAGTGCCTGAACCGCTTGATGAGGCGTTTGAGAATCAATTGCTTGAGGACAGTCAACAGGAATATTTGTATGGGACCAGATGATGATACTCCATTGGCGGCCAAATGTCTGACAATATCCAGAGTTTATCGCGACCAGCTGTCATTGACAGAACGTCATCTTGATGGGCTTATCGACGATGCCAATACCACTTTGGCGCTTCTAACATCGCTGTCGGAGTCGTTTCAATCGGTGGACGAGCAAACAACAACTTTCCAAGCCCAGTGCGAGGGTCTTCTCAAAGAGCAACGACGGTTGGAAACACTGGCAGACAAAGTCGGTACCGATTTATACTACTACATCTACCTCGATACCGCAACCCGTCGACTCAATGCTCCTGGGGCCAGCCGACtggttgacgacgacgagtttGGTACCATGATTGAAAACATTGACTCATGCATTGGTTTCATGAACAGCCATGTAAGCATACCTGTCCATGGGTTACTGCAATCAGAGTTTGTCCTTGAGCTGACGGCGTATTTGCCTGATTACAGGAAACATATCGTGAACGTGATACATATCTGGCACGATACAACGCATTGCTCACCAAAGCTCTTCACTTGCTAGATCACGGCTTTTCCACTCGCCTGGACAAGACATCTACGGAAATTGCTCGTCAAATTGCAGCCGCAGCATCAGACTCTGCCCGCCATGCTTTGGCATATGGCCGGTTTGCCGAAATGATTACTGATACATACTCATTGCTTCCCAACATACAAAAAATAGTTGGTCATGCATACGACCAATATGGAAGAGCTTTAGATTCTGCAACAGAGACTTCTGTCTACGCTAGTTCCGCCACGAATATGTTCCGTACCTACCTGACTACGAGAGATCGAGACTTGAAGCCCATGACTCAACGAGATTTGGAAGAGTACCAGAAGGGAGCCAAGAGCCTTTCAGTAGAGACGGCATCGCGAAACTACGTCAAGCAACTATTCGAAAGAATGTATAACGAGGATGCCTTATTTTTCAAGATTTTTGGCATCGAAGCAATGTGGAATACGTCATCCACTTCTGCTTTCCAAGCTCTCAAGGGAATAAACACGACGATGGTCCACCCAGGTCACATTGCACCGCTCGGAAACAGCATTCAAGCGGTTCTCCAAACAGCCAAACTTGAATCTGTTTGTAGCGTTGTGGGATGGTTGGCAAATGAATATTCAATCGCAGAACACGATGAAGAGGAGTCACATTCTACAAGAAAACATCGCGAGTATGCCGCAAGATTGCTTGTGGATCATCTTTGGCCATTCACCGATAATGCATTTGAGGCGGAAATTACGAagtccatttccaaagccGCATTGCAAGACGGCGACTTGAAAATTGGCCCTGTTGTAGACGGTGTTGCGTCGTCCAATGCTTACCCACTTGTCACAAAAGCTGTCGAGCTGCTAGCCATGTTCGACCAGGCTATGCCCAAGGAACGATCTGTAAGTAAAGcccagccttcttcgccgcAGGAGGCAAATAGTCTGACATGACCCCAGTCCAAAAATAGTTCTGTTGTATTCAAAATCGTACGAGAAACTATCCAGGTACTACAACGTGCTGAAGCTAGAATTCAGTACCTCAAGTCAAGCACGGATCCCGCCTTATTCATGGTGAAGAATCTTCTCATCGTAAAGAACGAACTGGTTTCTCTTGAAATAGGCGACATCCGAAACCACCCTCAGTCTATGCAACATTTTAGCCAAATATGGGACACGTTGAGTCCAACAAACTGGGTTAATTTCTTTGGCAGTATTCTCGGGGGTTCAATTTGGTCCCGAGGAGCACCCTCGGTTACAGCCAAGACACTCACAGTAGAGGATATGAGCGAGCAACTGGACGAATTACTTCGACAATCAATATACGCATTCACGAAGCGGTGGGCGACTCTGCTTAACGATTCAACAAATCGCAAGCCGGGAGTCAAGCCGATTGCCAAAGTGGAGGCTGAGCTGGAGACCATTCTTGATACAGCATTCAGTAATCAGCCTGAAGTGATTGCGAAGCTCAAAGAAGCTATCCAGCTCAACGCCCAGGCGCAGAATAATGCAAATGACGAAAAGCGAGGTGCAAAACGGTATTAGTCGGAATTCCGAGACTTGAAGCTTAACAATGACGCTGATGTTTCAGCATTGGTTAAGCAACGCGCGGTCGTTGAGGCCGGCGCCCTTGCCGAGTCTTCGTTGAGATGTTGAAACTACTAGGGCTGGTGGATGAGAGTTACTTATTTTACGAAATGGAACACGTGGCATGAAGCTTGAAGTCAAGGGAATACCAAA
It contains:
- a CDS encoding golgi complex component Cog3 (similar to Cordyceps militaris CM01 XP_006666547.1), with translation MYDDSWYSFVPELSKKPVAPSQPQGHRRKESLLQQPNGDVKTEPVERLDNVFEELEDTNDPPEPTIVRRAASYSDFYHVVQAQLAKDGQLRRKKRPTKTDRTWEALMLKAGDEVDQRYKVPEPLDEAFENQLLEDSQQEYLVYRDQLSLTERHLDGLIDDANTTLALLTSLSESFQSVDEQTTTFQAQCEGLLKEQRRLETLADKVGTDLYYYIYLDTATRRLNAPGASRLVDDDEFGTMIENIDSCIGFMNSHETYRERDTYLARYNALLTKALHLLDHGFSTRLDKTSTEIARQIAAAASDSARHALAYGRFAEMITDTYSLLPNIQKIVGHAYDQYGRALDSATETSVYASSATNMFRTYLTTRDRDLKPMTQRDLEEYQKGAKSLSVETASRNYVKQLFERMYNEDALFFKIFGIEAMWNTSSTSAFQALKGINTTMVHPGHIAPLGNSIQAVLQTAKLESVCSVVGWLANEYSIAEHDEEESHSTRKHREYAARLLVDHLWPFTDNAFEAEITKSISKAALQDGDLKIGPVVDGVASSNAYPLVTKAVELLAMFDQAMPKERSSKNSSVVFKIVRETIQVLQRAEARIQYLKSSTDPALFMVKNLLIVKNELVSLEIGDIRNHPQSMQHFSQIWDTLSPTNWVNFFGSILGGSIWSRGAPSVTAKTLTVEDMSEQLDELLRQSIYAFTKRWATLLNDSTNRKPGVKPIAKVEAELETILDTAFSNQPEVIAKLKEAIQLNAQAQNNANDEKRGAKRY